The following coding sequences lie in one Mycobacterium sp. Z3061 genomic window:
- a CDS encoding TetR/AcrR family transcriptional regulator: MAVSRTALRAGADRRSTIIGAALNRFLAQGISATSLRQIQRDAKASNGSFFHHFPSKESLAGAVYVDCVTTYQSDFLTELARHADAEAGVRAMVAMHLRWCTHHPEMARFLITMTEPAVLAAVATELKELNERFAVTLQAWWRPHAHYGTLRPLGLAHSQALWLGPAQELVRAWLLGVLADPPDTEDAAVLAEAAWLCLRANGLQQTSDIGDDRLGRAVVGIGEEEAQEGQ; the protein is encoded by the coding sequence GTGGCCGTCTCCCGTACAGCCCTCCGTGCCGGCGCCGACCGCCGATCAACGATCATCGGTGCGGCGTTGAATCGTTTTCTCGCGCAGGGCATTAGCGCGACATCGCTGCGGCAGATTCAGCGCGACGCGAAGGCCAGCAACGGCAGCTTCTTTCACCACTTTCCCAGCAAAGAATCGCTGGCGGGCGCGGTGTACGTCGACTGCGTGACGACGTACCAGAGCGATTTCCTGACCGAACTCGCCCGGCATGCCGACGCGGAGGCGGGCGTGCGGGCGATGGTGGCCATGCACCTGCGGTGGTGTACCCATCACCCGGAGATGGCGCGATTCCTCATCACGATGACCGAGCCGGCGGTCCTCGCGGCGGTGGCGACCGAGCTGAAAGAGCTCAACGAGCGCTTCGCGGTCACGCTTCAGGCGTGGTGGCGTCCACACGCTCACTACGGGACATTGCGGCCGCTGGGGCTGGCGCACAGTCAGGCGCTCTGGCTGGGTCCGGCTCAGGAGTTGGTGCGCGCCTGGCTGTTGGGTGTGCTGGCCGATCCGCCCGACACCGAGGATGCCGCCGTGCTTGCCGAGGCAGCATGGCTCTGCCTGCGCGCCAACGGTTTACAGCAGACCAGCGACATCGGCGACGATCGACTTGGCCGCGCCGTAGTAGGCATAGGCGAGGAAGAAGCTCAGGAAGGTCAGTAG
- a CDS encoding phytanoyl-CoA dioxygenase family protein, which yields MIGSLSAVQAERREFWGELCPGMSIEAGGCARPAAVGEIDPLLANLKREGYVQIPDALSEAAIAPIRYAVSTLFQRGIPLAFAFVYDELWLAFQGLSRFLTSVLGEGYQALPDFWVWHVNPNENALGWGPHRDRVIPTLDADNSPHTLTVWLPFTDATPLNGCMYMLPAHLDDRFRQRRWDGENNTVVYNPQDIRALPATAGSVLAWNQAVLHWGGRGSRLGSAPRISAAFEFQRADRPPFNNPLLDPARMPTFQERLGLIGKQVLQYRHMYPLSDEVAGIATSLFQRFMPGVPIPTPFPVPTGVAAN from the coding sequence ATGATCGGGAGCCTTTCCGCTGTTCAGGCGGAGCGTCGCGAGTTCTGGGGCGAGCTGTGCCCGGGGATGTCGATCGAGGCTGGCGGTTGTGCCAGACCGGCCGCGGTCGGCGAGATCGACCCACTACTGGCCAATTTGAAGCGCGAGGGTTACGTCCAGATACCCGACGCGTTGTCGGAAGCGGCCATCGCACCGATCCGCTATGCCGTGTCGACACTGTTCCAGCGCGGCATCCCACTGGCTTTCGCGTTCGTCTATGACGAGCTGTGGCTTGCGTTCCAAGGTCTTTCGCGATTCCTGACGTCCGTGCTGGGCGAGGGTTACCAGGCGCTGCCCGACTTCTGGGTCTGGCACGTCAACCCCAACGAGAACGCGCTGGGCTGGGGCCCGCACCGGGATCGGGTGATCCCGACCCTCGATGCCGACAACTCGCCGCACACGCTGACGGTCTGGCTGCCGTTCACCGACGCCACCCCGCTCAACGGGTGCATGTACATGCTGCCCGCCCACCTCGACGACCGGTTCCGGCAACGCCGGTGGGATGGTGAGAACAACACCGTCGTCTACAACCCGCAGGACATCCGGGCGTTGCCGGCGACGGCCGGATCGGTGCTGGCCTGGAACCAGGCCGTGCTGCACTGGGGCGGGCGCGGCAGCCGGCTGGGATCGGCGCCGCGGATCAGTGCCGCCTTCGAGTTTCAGCGGGCCGACCGGCCGCCGTTCAACAACCCGCTGCTGGATCCGGCCCGGATGCCGACCTTCCAGGAGCGGCTCGGGCTGATCGGCAAGCAGGTGCTGCAGTACCGCCACATGTATCCGCTCAGCGATGAGGTCGCGGGGATCGCCACCTCGCTTTTCCAGCGGTTCATGCCGGGTGTGCCGATCCCGACCCCGTTTCCGGTGCCGACGGGCGTCGCGGCCAACTAG
- the guaA gene encoding glutamine-hydrolyzing GMP synthase, with protein MESATWLNSVPVESASPRPVLVVDFGAQYAQLIARRIREARVYSEVIPHTTSIEEIRARDPRALVLSGGPASVYAEGAPQLDPALFDLGLPVFGICYGFQAMAQALGGTVAHTGTSEYGRTELKVLGGELHSDLPGVQPVWMSHGDAVTAAPEGFEVVASSAGAAVAAFEARERGLAGVQYHPEVMHTPHGQQVLSRFLHEFAGIGAEWTPANIASALIEQVREQIGDGQAICGLSGGVDSAVAAALVQRAIGDRLTCVFVDHGLLRAGERAQVERDFVAATGANLVTVDAAQTFLEALSGVSNPEGKRKIIGRQFIRAFEGAVRDVLHGSQIDFLVQGTLYPDVVESGGGSGTANIKSHHNVGGLPDDLKFKLVEPLRLLFKDEVRAVGRELGLPEEIVARQPFPGPGLGIRIVGEVTASRLDTLRRADLIAREELTAAGLDNQIWQCPVVLLADVRSVGVQGDGRTYGHPIVLRPVSSEDAMTADWTRVPYEVLERISTRITNEVREVNRVVLDVTSKPPGTIEWE; from the coding sequence ATGGAGTCCGCCACATGGCTAAACTCGGTGCCCGTGGAATCAGCCTCGCCGCGGCCCGTTTTGGTGGTCGACTTCGGTGCTCAGTACGCCCAGTTGATCGCCCGCCGGATCCGCGAAGCGCGGGTGTACTCGGAGGTGATTCCACATACCACCTCGATCGAGGAGATCCGGGCCCGCGACCCGCGGGCGCTGGTGCTGTCGGGGGGGCCGGCCAGCGTCTACGCCGAGGGCGCTCCACAGCTGGATCCGGCGTTGTTCGACCTCGGCCTGCCGGTGTTCGGCATCTGCTACGGATTCCAGGCCATGGCCCAGGCGCTCGGTGGCACCGTCGCGCACACCGGAACCAGCGAGTACGGCCGTACCGAATTGAAAGTCCTTGGCGGCGAACTGCATTCAGATCTTCCCGGCGTGCAGCCGGTGTGGATGAGCCACGGCGACGCGGTCACCGCGGCGCCGGAGGGCTTCGAAGTGGTGGCCAGCAGTGCGGGGGCGGCAGTGGCCGCTTTCGAAGCCCGTGAACGGGGCCTGGCCGGGGTGCAGTATCACCCGGAGGTGATGCACACGCCGCACGGACAACAGGTGCTCAGCCGGTTTCTGCACGAGTTCGCCGGGATCGGCGCGGAGTGGACACCGGCCAACATCGCCAGCGCGCTGATCGAGCAGGTGCGCGAGCAGATCGGCGACGGCCAGGCGATCTGCGGCCTGTCGGGTGGGGTGGATTCGGCGGTGGCGGCCGCGCTGGTGCAGCGCGCCATCGGCGACCGGTTGACCTGTGTCTTCGTCGATCACGGGTTGTTGCGGGCCGGTGAGCGTGCGCAGGTGGAGCGTGATTTCGTGGCCGCCACCGGAGCCAATCTGGTGACGGTGGACGCGGCGCAGACATTCCTCGAGGCGCTCTCGGGGGTCAGCAATCCGGAGGGCAAGCGCAAGATCATCGGCCGGCAGTTCATCCGGGCGTTCGAGGGCGCAGTGCGGGATGTGTTGCACGGCAGCCAGATCGACTTCCTGGTGCAGGGGACGCTATATCCGGACGTGGTGGAGTCCGGCGGCGGCAGCGGCACCGCCAACATCAAGAGCCACCACAACGTCGGCGGTCTGCCCGACGACCTGAAGTTCAAACTCGTCGAACCCTTGCGACTGTTGTTCAAGGACGAGGTGCGTGCGGTCGGCCGGGAGCTCGGGCTGCCGGAGGAAATCGTTGCGCGCCAGCCGTTCCCGGGACCGGGTCTGGGCATCAGAATCGTCGGCGAGGTCACCGCTTCGCGTCTGGACACGCTGCGGCGCGCGGACTTGATCGCACGGGAAGAGTTGACGGCGGCGGGTCTGGACAACCAGATCTGGCAGTGCCCGGTGGTGCTGCTGGCCGACGTCCGCTCGGTGGGCGTGCAGGGTGATGGGCGTACCTACGGGCACCCGATCGTGTTGCGGCCGGTCTCCAGCGAGGACGCCATGACCGCCGACTGGACCCGGGTGCCCTATGAGGTGCTGGAGCGCATCTCGACCCGCATCACCAACGAGGTCCGCGAGGTTAACCGGGTGGTTCTTGACGTCACCAGCAAACCGCCCGGGACCATCGAGTGGGAGTGA
- a CDS encoding PE-PPE domain-containing protein: protein MDFLVSPPEITSARIANGPGSRSLLAAASAWAGLGEDLAATANEFSSVVSSLTESAWQGPSATAMTELALSHTCWLRDAATNAADAARHAASAAAAYDAALAATVPLEALTGNRMQLISLAVSNILGLNAPAIAAAEAEYEQMWAQDVVAMSDYYAGAAAAVARLSPWQATPTAPAAASNVTLVIGGSGFPLPSQSYVNSVMANYVTPNFPAFTVTNAQALLTPAQSYWITGIKTLTEDASWAQGLTILDSAIHAQLTSGNTVVVQGFSQGAGIASLEMASLKAAGVPSDAVSFALVGNPMNPNGGLYSRFDGLTLPSLGKSFPGSTPANDYPTVMYTIEYDGFADFPRYPLNIVADANAMLGALYVHPLYPTLTAEQVATAVQLPTEGPTMTKYHMIPTHNLPLLEPLRTSFLGNTIADLIQPDLKVIVNLGYGDPDYGYSTGPANVPTPFGLFPDVSPVTVFNDLVSGTQQGISAAAADLRSWHPPSLPNVSPSGLPHLTLPAFTPHSVDSFIHGLQTANTNVTTAATHAAASAYSTLLPTVDTLTAIAVSLPSYDLNLFLNGIRQAVEGDPAGIVNAIGYPVAANTGLLTFLSFFLAYAYYGAAKSIVADVAGLL, encoded by the coding sequence GTGGATTTTCTGGTCTCACCGCCGGAGATCACTTCCGCACGCATCGCGAATGGGCCGGGATCGAGGTCGCTGCTGGCCGCGGCGTCGGCGTGGGCGGGCCTGGGGGAAGACCTGGCGGCCACGGCGAACGAGTTCTCGTCGGTGGTATCGAGCCTGACGGAATCGGCGTGGCAGGGACCTTCGGCGACAGCCATGACCGAACTGGCGCTGTCGCATACCTGCTGGCTGCGGGACGCGGCGACGAACGCCGCCGACGCCGCCCGCCACGCGGCGTCCGCGGCTGCCGCCTACGACGCGGCGCTCGCCGCCACCGTCCCACTGGAGGCGCTGACCGGCAACCGGATGCAGTTGATCTCGCTCGCGGTGTCAAACATCCTGGGGCTCAACGCACCAGCGATAGCTGCCGCCGAGGCCGAGTATGAGCAGATGTGGGCCCAGGATGTGGTTGCCATGTCGGACTACTATGCCGGCGCTGCGGCCGCGGTCGCCCGGCTCAGCCCTTGGCAGGCCACTCCGACGGCCCCGGCGGCGGCCTCCAACGTCACCCTGGTCATCGGCGGCAGCGGATTCCCGTTGCCCTCGCAGAGCTATGTGAACTCCGTGATGGCCAACTACGTCACACCAAATTTCCCCGCATTCACCGTGACCAACGCACAGGCACTGCTGACTCCCGCGCAGTCGTACTGGATCACCGGCATCAAGACCCTGACCGAGGACGCATCCTGGGCCCAGGGGCTGACTATTCTCGACAGCGCGATCCACGCACAGTTGACATCGGGTAATACCGTTGTCGTGCAAGGCTTCTCGCAGGGAGCCGGTATCGCGTCACTGGAGATGGCGAGCCTGAAGGCCGCCGGGGTGCCGAGCGACGCCGTGAGCTTCGCACTGGTCGGAAACCCGATGAATCCCAACGGGGGGTTGTATTCGCGCTTCGACGGTCTGACCCTGCCGAGTTTGGGCAAGTCGTTTCCGGGGTCCACACCCGCCAATGACTATCCGACCGTCATGTACACGATCGAGTACGACGGCTTCGCCGACTTCCCGCGGTATCCGCTCAATATCGTCGCTGACGCCAACGCCATGCTCGGCGCGCTCTACGTCCACCCGCTGTATCCCACCCTCACCGCGGAGCAGGTCGCCACCGCCGTCCAACTGCCCACCGAGGGACCGACGATGACGAAGTACCACATGATCCCCACCCACAATCTGCCGCTGCTGGAGCCGTTGCGGACGTCGTTCCTGGGCAACACGATCGCCGATCTGATTCAGCCCGACCTGAAGGTGATCGTGAACCTGGGCTACGGCGACCCCGACTACGGATACTCGACCGGGCCCGCCAACGTCCCCACCCCGTTCGGGCTCTTCCCGGACGTCAGCCCCGTGACAGTCTTCAACGACCTGGTCAGCGGAACGCAGCAGGGCATCAGCGCCGCCGCCGCCGACCTCCGCTCCTGGCACCCGCCGTCACTGCCGAACGTCTCACCGTCAGGCCTCCCGCACCTGACCCTGCCGGCATTCACGCCGCATTCGGTCGACAGCTTCATCCACGGCCTGCAGACGGCGAACACCAATGTCACCACCGCCGCCACGCATGCCGCGGCGTCGGCGTACTCCACCCTGCTGCCGACCGTGGACACCTTGACTGCCATCGCCGTCTCGCTGCCGTCCTACGACCTGAACCTCTTCCTAAACGGCATCAGGCAAGCCGTCGAAGGAGATCCCGCCGGCATCGTCAACGCCATCGGCTATCCCGTCGCCGCGAACACCGGACTACTGACCTTCCTGAGCTTCTTCCTCGCCTATGCCTACTACGGCGCGGCCAAGTCGATCGTCGCCGATGTCGCTGGTCTGCTGTAA
- a CDS encoding nucleoside hydrolase, protein MAPVSAVFVDVDTGIDDALALIYLLASDTDLIGIASTGGNIAVDQVCANNLGLLDLCRAAPIPVSRGADRPLNGERPRRGDFHGPNGVGYAELAPSNRRLTDHDAATAWVRAAHAHPGELVGLATAPLTNLALALRIEPELPALLQRLVIMGGVFDGQGPPEWNVRVDAEAAAEVFAAWAGRPRLPVVCGLDLTRKVVMTPDMLDGLPGPAPVTRFIEDAMRFYFEVYRDRGLGYLAHLHDPLAAAVALDPQLVETRPATVDVEVSGNPGMTTADWSGARKPNAQIGIDVDVTEFFDRFTQRVAAFARRTQ, encoded by the coding sequence GTGGCCCCGGTGAGCGCCGTGTTCGTCGACGTCGACACCGGCATCGACGACGCGCTTGCCCTGATCTATTTGCTGGCCAGCGACACCGACCTGATAGGTATCGCCTCCACGGGGGGCAATATCGCCGTCGACCAGGTGTGCGCGAACAACCTGGGCCTGCTCGATCTGTGCCGGGCCGCCCCCATCCCCGTCTCCCGCGGAGCCGATCGGCCGTTGAACGGTGAGCGGCCCCGGCGCGGAGACTTCCACGGCCCCAACGGTGTGGGGTATGCCGAGCTGGCGCCCAGCAACCGGCGGCTCACCGACCACGATGCCGCGACGGCCTGGGTGCGCGCGGCACACGCCCACCCCGGTGAGCTGGTGGGGTTGGCAACCGCGCCGCTGACGAACCTGGCGCTGGCGCTACGCATCGAACCGGAGCTGCCGGCACTGTTGCAGCGACTGGTGATCATGGGCGGGGTGTTCGATGGCCAGGGGCCGCCGGAATGGAACGTGCGGGTGGACGCGGAGGCGGCGGCCGAGGTATTCGCGGCCTGGGCGGGCCGACCACGACTACCCGTGGTGTGCGGGCTGGACCTGACCCGCAAGGTGGTCATGACGCCGGACATGCTCGACGGTCTGCCGGGACCCGCGCCGGTGACCCGGTTCATCGAGGATGCGATGCGGTTCTACTTCGAGGTGTACCGCGACCGCGGCCTCGGATACCTGGCGCACCTGCATGATCCACTGGCCGCAGCCGTGGCACTGGACCCGCAGCTGGTCGAGACCCGGCCGGCCACGGTGGACGTCGAGGTGTCGGGCAACCCCGGGATGACCACCGCCGATTGGTCGGGTGCGCGAAAGCCGAATGCACAGATAGGCATAGATGTTGACGTGACTGAGTTCTTCGATCGGTTCACGCAGCGGGTGGCGGCCTTCGCGCGCCGGACGCAATGA
- a CDS encoding WhiB family transcriptional regulator — protein MSGTRPAARRLNLVAVSSTQHAEDGGDRAWVSQGLCRTKDPDELFVTGAAQRQAAAICRHCPVLRECGADALDNKVEFGVWGGMTERQRRALLKENPDVVSWSSFLNKRKSRSVG, from the coding sequence GTGTCAGGAACACGCCCGGCCGCTCGGCGGCTGAACCTTGTCGCCGTCAGCAGCACCCAGCACGCCGAAGACGGCGGGGATCGAGCCTGGGTATCGCAGGGTCTGTGCAGGACGAAGGACCCGGACGAACTGTTCGTGACCGGGGCGGCGCAACGTCAGGCAGCAGCCATCTGCAGGCACTGCCCGGTGCTGCGGGAGTGCGGCGCGGACGCGCTCGACAACAAGGTCGAATTCGGCGTGTGGGGTGGCATGACCGAACGTCAGCGCAGGGCCCTGCTCAAGGAGAACCCCGACGTGGTGTCGTGGTCGAGCTTCTTGAACAAGCGCAAGTCCCGCTCCGTCGGGTAG
- a CDS encoding DNA polymerase Y family protein — MSSRVLAIWCMDWPAVAAAAAAGRSATDPVAVTLANRVIACSATARAAGVRRGLRRREAAARCPELHIVAADVDRDARFFEGVIAAVEDLVPRPEVLRPGLLVLPVRGAARFFGSEQQAAERLIDAVAAAGAECQIGIADGLSTAVFAARAGRVVEPGGDARFLSALSIRQLATEPSLSGPGRDELADLLWRMGIRTIGQFAALSRTDVASRFGADAVTAHRFARGESERGPSGREPPPELGAVLDCDPPIDRVDAAAFAGRSLAAALHQALLAAGVGCTRLAIHAVTATGEELSRVWRCAEPLTEDATADRVRWQLDGWLSHRMARGRPLDAPVTLLRLQAVEVVSAGALQLPLWGGLGEEDRLRARRALVRVQGLLGPEAVQVPVLSGGRGPAERITMTPLGDEPVPRADPAQPWPGQLPDPSPAVLVDDPVELLDAQGNPIRVTSRGVFSADPARLAVRGRDDRLRWWAGPWPVDERWWDDRSEAGQRAGRVARAQVLLESERALLLCYRQRRWFLEGIYE, encoded by the coding sequence ATGTCTTCCCGCGTTTTGGCGATCTGGTGCATGGACTGGCCCGCGGTCGCGGCGGCGGCGGCCGCGGGCCGGTCGGCGACGGATCCGGTCGCGGTCACCCTGGCGAACCGGGTGATCGCCTGTTCGGCGACGGCCAGGGCGGCCGGGGTCCGTCGTGGGCTGCGGCGGCGGGAGGCCGCGGCGCGGTGTCCGGAACTGCACATCGTGGCCGCCGATGTGGACCGCGACGCCCGCTTCTTCGAAGGGGTGATCGCCGCAGTGGAGGACCTGGTGCCCCGCCCGGAGGTGCTGCGACCCGGTCTTCTGGTGTTGCCGGTGCGCGGCGCGGCCCGATTCTTCGGATCTGAGCAGCAGGCGGCTGAGCGGCTGATCGACGCGGTGGCCGCCGCCGGAGCCGAATGTCAGATCGGCATTGCCGACGGGTTGTCCACCGCGGTCTTCGCCGCCCGTGCGGGTCGCGTGGTGGAGCCGGGAGGGGATGCGCGGTTCTTGTCGGCACTGTCGATCCGCCAGCTTGCCACCGAGCCCAGCCTGTCCGGACCGGGCCGGGACGAGCTGGCAGATCTGTTGTGGCGGATGGGAATTCGCACCATCGGACAGTTCGCCGCGCTATCCCGCACCGACGTCGCTTCCCGGTTCGGAGCGGATGCGGTGACTGCGCACCGGTTCGCCCGCGGTGAATCGGAACGGGGTCCTTCCGGGCGGGAACCGCCACCAGAACTCGGCGCCGTGCTGGACTGCGATCCACCGATCGACCGGGTCGACGCCGCGGCATTCGCCGGGCGCTCACTGGCTGCCGCGCTGCATCAGGCGCTGCTGGCCGCCGGAGTGGGATGCACCCGGCTGGCCATCCACGCCGTCACCGCCACCGGTGAAGAGTTGAGCCGGGTGTGGCGGTGCGCCGAACCGTTGACCGAGGACGCCACCGCCGACCGGGTGCGCTGGCAACTCGACGGGTGGCTGAGTCATCGGATGGCGCGAGGCCGCCCCTTGGACGCGCCGGTGACGCTGTTGCGGTTGCAGGCCGTCGAGGTGGTTTCGGCCGGGGCGCTGCAGCTACCGCTCTGGGGTGGTCTGGGGGAGGAGGACAGGCTCCGGGCCCGACGGGCGTTGGTGCGGGTTCAGGGATTGCTGGGCCCGGAGGCGGTGCAGGTACCGGTGCTGTCCGGAGGTCGGGGGCCGGCCGAGCGGATCACGATGACCCCGCTGGGTGACGAACCGGTGCCGCGGGCCGATCCCGCTCAGCCGTGGCCCGGTCAACTGCCTGACCCGTCGCCGGCGGTACTGGTCGACGATCCGGTGGAATTGCTTGATGCACAAGGTAATCCGATTCGGGTGACCAGCAGGGGGGTGTTCTCGGCCGATCCTGCCCGGCTGGCCGTCCGGGGACGGGACGACCGGCTGCGCTGGTGGGCCGGGCCGTGGCCCGTCGACGAGCGGTGGTGGGACGACCGGTCTGAAGCCGGTCAGCGGGCCGGTCGCGTCGCTCGTGCCCAGGTACTGCTGGAGAGCGAACGGGCGCTGTTGCTGTGTTACCGGCAGAGGAGGTGGTTCCTGGAAGGTATCTACGAGTAA
- the cmaA1 gene encoding cyclopropane mycolic acid synthase CmaA1, translated as MPDDLTPHFDEVQAHYDLSDDFFRLFLDPTQTYSCAYFERDDMTLEQAQIAKIDLALGKLGLQPGMTLLDVGCGWGATMMRAVERYDVNVVGLTLSRNQANHVEQLFAKSDSPRTKRVLLQGWEQFDEPIDRIVSIGAFEHFGHERYDAFFTLAHRLLPDDGIMLLHTITGLHPLEMKERGLPLTFEFARFVKFIVTEIFPGGRLPSIPMVQERATANGFNVTRVQSLQPHYAKTLDIWSAALAAHKDQAIALQSEEVYERYIKYLTGCAEMFRMGYIDVNQFTCEK; from the coding sequence ATGCCCGATGATCTGACCCCGCACTTCGACGAAGTTCAGGCGCATTACGACCTCTCCGACGACTTCTTCCGGCTGTTCCTGGACCCCACCCAGACCTACAGCTGCGCGTACTTCGAGCGCGACGACATGACTCTCGAACAGGCGCAGATCGCGAAAATCGATCTGGCGCTGGGCAAACTCGGGCTGCAGCCGGGCATGACCCTGCTCGACGTCGGCTGCGGCTGGGGTGCCACCATGATGCGCGCGGTGGAGCGCTACGACGTCAACGTCGTCGGCCTCACCCTGAGCAGGAACCAGGCCAACCACGTCGAGCAGCTGTTCGCGAAATCCGACAGCCCTCGCACGAAACGCGTTCTGCTGCAAGGCTGGGAACAGTTTGACGAACCGATCGACCGGATCGTCAGCATCGGCGCGTTCGAGCATTTCGGGCACGAGCGCTACGACGCGTTCTTCACACTCGCGCACCGCCTGCTGCCGGATGACGGAATCATGCTGCTGCACACCATCACCGGGCTGCACCCGCTGGAGATGAAGGAGCGCGGGCTGCCGCTGACTTTCGAGTTCGCCCGATTCGTCAAATTCATTGTCACCGAGATCTTTCCGGGCGGGCGGTTGCCGTCGATACCGATGGTGCAGGAGCGGGCCACGGCGAACGGATTCAACGTGACCCGCGTGCAGTCGCTGCAGCCGCACTACGCCAAGACTCTCGACATCTGGTCAGCCGCATTGGCGGCACACAAAGACCAGGCCATCGCCCTGCAGTCCGAGGAAGTCTACGAGCGTTACATCAAGTACCTCACCGGTTGCGCCGAGATGTTCCGCATGGGCTACATCGACGTCAACCAGTTCACCTGCGAAAAGTGA
- a CDS encoding nuclear transport factor 2 family protein → MDHHRATAMAERLLEAWNTQEVKCVVDCYTDDVRYRDPNTRGFVEGADAMSRYLKKLFDRWQMHWALREAYPLRDADGAGVLWRATFRLTGTDTQVEIDGMDLALAHGDRLARNDVYFDRSSLQLLAAAGT, encoded by the coding sequence ATGGACCACCACCGCGCCACCGCCATGGCCGAACGACTCCTCGAAGCCTGGAACACCCAGGAGGTGAAGTGCGTCGTCGACTGCTACACCGACGACGTCCGCTACCGCGATCCCAACACCCGCGGCTTCGTCGAGGGCGCCGATGCGATGTCGCGTTATCTGAAGAAGCTTTTCGACCGCTGGCAGATGCACTGGGCGTTGCGCGAGGCGTACCCGCTGCGCGACGCGGATGGCGCCGGCGTCCTGTGGCGCGCCACGTTCCGCCTCACCGGCACAGACACTCAAGTCGAAATTGACGGCATGGACCTGGCGCTGGCTCACGGTGACCGACTGGCACGAAATGACGTCTACTTCGATCGGTCGTCCTTGCAGTTGCTGGCCGCCGCCGGAACCTGA